From one Triticum aestivum cultivar Chinese Spring chromosome 4B, IWGSC CS RefSeq v2.1, whole genome shotgun sequence genomic stretch:
- the LOC123091947 gene encoding zinc finger BED domain-containing protein RICESLEEPER 2: MRKPPSSESKAAKRRRSGPIASPASATARTRAHKCTEPPRSREVAVVPTPVEADNRDYEYEEDESDMDDEMSEESLPPHVMIDYGSEGQQEHGPVDGVSSEPKKSRRRKKGIAVSPKVKKKRVRGKRSKCWQHFTMVPVEGEEKEKAKCNYCGDLFIYKQGGQTTSLNRHNDLCPAYRAFMRGKSQGQGTLNFEPGSSLTSVCTEYNPEETRKIIAKMVIAHDYPFRMVEHKWFNILMRHMNPAYKFIGRKTIRKECIKVYESEKELLKKSFRDVEHICLTSDLWTSNQNLSYMALVAHYIDVDWVMQCHVLNFIELDPPHSGSIIAQAIFECLCEWKIEDKVISITVDNARNNDGAVRNLINKFVARKVPGFISTHFHVRCCAHIVNLVVNDGLEPLQAFISSLRETVKYLKKSPSRMYKFLEVCKTLNIEPGAGLCLDVSTRWNSTYKMFDSCTPYRPVFHEYADSDMNYTWEPSHADWNMYSKVQPILTQFAEITKVLSGSVYPTASIFYPYIVTVKMEIVVACHSKDKHLSAMAYAMIDKFDKYWAEKNNVMVLATVLDPRWKMRFVGYCFRKIYGETKGCEEEAEVRKELYDLYDTYEAEYRQKNSATQNTGGTSLSMQSRASTSTVRPSGFRNYLQATATEASKSELLLYLDKANVDPEDTTFVLLDWWKVNAHRFPVISKMARRFLTIPATSVSSESTFSTGGRILDDYRSSLRPAMVEALVCASSFIRGSHQDNQPPIIVDEKEDVEFIPFPKSEVASS, translated from the exons ATGCGGAAGCCACCAAGCTCGGAGTCGAAGGCCGCAAAGAGGAGGCGATCTGGTCCCATTGCTTCGCCGGCATCTGCTACTGCCCGGACACGGGCACACAAGTGCACAGAGCCACCACGCTCCAGAGAAGTTGCTGTAGTGCCAACGCCTGTAGAAGCA GATAATCGTGATTATGAGTATGAAGAGGATGAGTCTGATATGGATGATGAAATGTCTGAGGAAAGCTTACCTCCACATGTGATGATTGATTATGGAAGTGAGGGCCAGCAAgaacatgggccagttgatggtgTATCCTCCGAGCCGAAGAAGAGCCGTAGAAGGAAAAAGGGTATTGCAGTGTCCCCCAAGGTGAAAAAAAAGAGGGTGAGAGGAAAGCGTTCAAAATGTTGGCAGCATTTTACCATGGTTCCAGTTGAAGGGgaagagaaagaaaaggccaagtgcAACTATTGTGGAGATTTATTTATTTACAAACAAGGGGGGCAGACTACTAGTCTTAATAGGCACAATGACTTATGTCCAGCATATCGAGCATTCATGAGGGGAAAATCACAAGGTCAGGGTACACTCAACTTCGAGCCGGGTTCATCACTTACATCTGTTTGCACTGAATATAATCCTGAAGAAACTCGTAAGATCATTGCTAAGATGGTAATTGCACATGATTATCCTTTTAGAATGGTAGAACACAAATGGTTTAATATCTTGATGAGACATATGAATCCAGCATATAAGTTCATTGGTAGAAAGACCATAAGAAAAGAGTGTATCAAGGTTTATGAATCTGAGAAGGAACTTCTTAAGAAGAGTTTCAGGGATGTCGAACATATTTGTTTAACAAGTGACTTGTGGACATCAAATCAAAATCTCTCCTACATGGCTTTGGTCGCTCACTACATAGATGTCGATTGGGTTATGCAATGTCATGTCCTGAACTTTATTGAGTTAGATCCACCACATTCAGGAAGCATCATAGCTCAAGCAATATTTGAATGTTTATGTGAATGGAAAATAGAGGACAAGGTCATCTCAATCACAGTTGACAATGCTAGAAATAATGATGGGGCTGTGAGGAATTTGATTAACAAGTTTGTTGCAAGGAAAGTACCTGGCTTCATTTCCACACATTTTCATGTTCGTTGTTGTGCTCACATAGTCAACTTGGTAGTGAATGATGGTTTGGAACCATTGCAAGCTTTTATTAGCTCGCTAAGGGAAACTGTGAAGTATTTGAAGAAGTCTCCTAGTCGCATGTATAAATTCCTTGAAGTTTGTAAAACACTGAATATAGAACCTGGGGCTGGATTATGTCTAGATGTGTCAACAAGGTGGAATTCAACATACAAGATGTTTGATTCTTGTACTCCCTATAGGCCTGTTTTTCATGAATATGCAGACTCTGATATGAATTACACGTGGGAGCCTTCTCATGCAGATTGGAATATGTATTCCAAGGTGCAACCAATCTTGACGCAATTTGCTGAGATAACTAAGGTGTTATCAGGATCTGTATACCCTACTGCAAGTATCTTTTACCCTTATATAGTGACTGTCAAAATGGAGATAGTGGTTGCATGTCATTCTAAAGATAAGCATCTATCAGCTATGGCGTACGCAATGATAGATAAATTTGATAAGTATTGGGCGGAGAAAAACAATGTTATGGTTCTTGCTACTGTTTTAGATCCTAGGTGGAAGATGAGATTTGTTGGTTACTGTTTTAGAAAGATTTATGGTGAAACCAAGGGCTGTGAGGAGGAAGCTGAGGTTAGAAAGGAGTTGTACGACCTATATGACACTTATGAGGCTGAGTATCGCCAAAAGAATTCTGCTACTCAAAATACTGGAGGTACGTCTTTGAGTATGCAATCAAGGGCATCAACAAGCACAGTACGACCAAGTGGTTTTCGGAACTATCTACAAGCAACAGCTACAGAAGCATCTAAATCAGAATTGCTCCTCTATTTGGATAAAGCAAATGTAGATCCCGAAGACACAACATTTGTGTTACTTGATTGGTGGAAGGTGAATGCTCATAGGTTCCCCGTTATATCCAAGATGGCACGTAGATTCTTGACTATACCCGCTACTAGTGT